One Eremothecium cymbalariae DBVPG#7215 chromosome 2, complete sequence DNA window includes the following coding sequences:
- the SUI3 gene encoding translation initiation factor eIF2 subunit beta (similar to Ashbya gossypii AFL145W) has product MSDLAAELGFDPSLKKKKIKKPVPEEAVAAGNDGDDLFAGLKKKKKKSKDVSKDNEEGLDVVDEVSEVLGELKLKKKKKKTKDVFLDDFDKELEKAGVTVEDSISQEKMQPVVDDSVIQRDIGLPYYDLLSRFFKILRANNPELAGDRSGPKFRIPPPVCQRDGKKTIFANIQEISEKLQRSPEHLIQYLFAELGTSGSVDGQRRLVIKGKFQSKQMENVLRRYIMEYVTCKTCKSINTELKKEQSNRLFFLVCKSCGSTRSVSSIKTGFQATVKRKRV; this is encoded by the coding sequence ATGTCAGATCTTGCAGCGGAACTAGGTTTTGATCCAagtttaaagaaaaagaagataaagaAACCAGTTCCGGAGGAGGCTGTTGCTGCAGGTAATGATGGAGATGACTTATTTGCTGgtttaaagaagaagaagaagaagtctAAGGATGTATCGAAAGATAATGAAGAGGGATTAGATGTAGTTGATGAGGTTTCTGAGGTTTTAGGGGAACtgaagctgaagaagaagaagaagaagaccaAGGACGTTTTTCTGGATGATTTTGACAAGGAGTTAGAGAAGGCAGGTGTTACTGTTGAAGATTCTATCAGTCAGGAGAAGATGCAGCCTGTAGTGGATGATTCTGTTATTCAAAGAGACATTGGTTTACCATACTACGATTTACTTTCCAGgtttttcaagattttgAGGGCCAACAATCCTGAGTTAGCCGGCGATAGGTCGGGTCCCAAGTTTAGGATTCCACCTCCAGTTTGTCAAAGAGATGGTAAGAAAACTATATTTGCTAATATTCAAGAAATCAGTGAGAAGCTACAGAGATCACCTGAGCATTTAATTCAATATTTATTTGCAGAATTGGGTACCTCCGGTTCGGTTGATGGTCAGAGGAGATTGGTGATCAAGGGTAAATTCCAATCTAAACAGATGGAGAATGTTTTAAGAAGGTATATTATGGAGTATGTGACTTGTAAGACTTGTAAGAGCATCAACACTGAGTTGAAAAAGGAGCAATCCAACAGATTATTCTTTTTGGTCTGCAAAAGTTGTGGTTCCACCAGATCCGTCTCATCCATCAAAACCGGTTTCCAAGCTACCgtcaaaagaaaaagagtTTAG
- the ADD37 gene encoding Add37p (similar to Ashbya gossypii AFL144C): MSYRIESEFKSFQNCTEADVPGYNDCPSFLFSTNIGSVRKKGSAQTDGVVDRYGNTKSDTAVLPSKRKKTIAKPRASILDEGDRVEAESREVLMGRIGKLLEEKTEMSDNEFQFYKTKVLQHLPTTLENESSLTLMTLFFQHLHTDVEKAKLLLMQWMVSDVSIARWCPALRKILENATF, encoded by the coding sequence ATGTCGTATAGAATTGAAAGTGAGTTTAAAAGTTTCCAAAATTGTACGGAAGCAGATGTACCTGGTTATAATGATTGTCCCAGCTTCTTATTTTCCACTAACATTGGGAGTGTACGGAAAAAGGGTAGTGCACAGACGGATGGAGTAGTGGACAGGTATGGTAATACTAAGAGTGACACGGCAGTGCTGCCAAGTAAACGGAAGAAGACTATTGCGAAGCCACGGGCTAGTATTCTGGATGAAGGGGATAGAGTGGAAGCAGAGTCTCGAGAGGTTTTGATGGGGAGAATTGGCAAGTTACTTGAAGAAAAGACGGAAATGTCGGATAATGAGTTTCAGTTTTACAAGACGAAAGTGCTCCAACATTTGCCGACAACTCTTGAAAACGAATCATCGCTTACTTTAATGactcttttctttcaacaTTTGCATACGGATGTGGAGAAGGCCAAGTTATTGCTAATGCAGTGGATGGTTTCAGATGTTTCCATTGCAAGGTGGTGCCCGGCGCTGCGCAAAATACTGGAAAATGCAACcttttga